The Pseudomonas oryzicola genomic sequence CGGGCCACAGGGCAACCTCGACCCACGCCACAGTTTCGAGCGCTGGCAGGAACAGCTGCGTGGCTACTGCGAACCCTGGCACCCGCTGCTCCTCGAAGGCGTGCTGGAGCTGCGCACCGCCGTGCTCGGCATCGTCCTGCGCAAGGCCGAGGAACTGGCGCAACTGGCCAGCGAACTGCGCCGCTCGAACAAGGAGCTCGAAGCTTTCTCCTACAGCGTGTCGCACGACCTGCGGGCGCCCCTGCGGCATATTGCCGGCTACACCGAACTGCTCGGCGAAATCGAAGAGCAGAGCCTGAGCGAGCGTGGCAAGCGCTTCCTGCAACACATCGGGGAGGCCGCACACTTTGCCGGCAGCCTGGTCGACAACCTGCTGAATTTCTCGCAAATGGGCCGCTCCGCCCTGCGCCTGTCGGACGTCGACCTCAACGCGTTGGTCGAAGCCGTTCGCAGCGAGCTGGCGCCCGACTACGAAGGCCGCGATATCGTCTGGGACGTTGCCCCGCTGCCCAAGGTGATCGGTGACCCGGCCTTCATCAACCTGGCCCTGCACAACCTGCTGGCCAACGCCATCAAGTACACGCGCGGCCGCACCCCGGCACGCATCGGCATCAGCGCCGTGCAACACCCGGACGAAACCGAGATCTGCATTCGCGACAACGGCGTGGGCTTCGACATGGCCTACGCCAACAAGCTGTTCGGCGTGTTCCAGCGCCTGCACCGCATGGAAGATTTCGAAGGTACCGGAATCGGCCTGGCGAGCGTGCGGCGCATTATCGAACGTCACGACGGCCGGGTCTGGGCGCATGGCAAGATCGACCAGGGCGCCACCTTCCACTTCACCCTCCCGCGCCATCCCGCGACCACCTGAGGCACCGCTACCATCATGCTCAAACCCATCTTGCTGGTCGAAGACAATCCACGCGACCTGGAGCTGACGCTCCTGGCGCTGGAGCGCAGCCAGTTGGCCAACGAAGTCATCGTGCTGCGTGACGGTGCCGAGGCGCTGGACTATCTGCTGCGCCGCAATGCCTACGCCGAACGTGACGATGGCAACCCCGCCGTGCTGCTGCTGGACCTGAAACTGCCGAAGGTCGACGGCCTGGAAGTGCTCAAGGAAGTGCGTGCCACCCCCGAACTGCGCAGCATCCCGACGGTGATGCTGACCTCCTCGCGCGAAGAGCCCGACTTGTTGCGCGCCTACGAGCTGGGGGTGAACGCCTACGTGGTCAAGCCGGTGGAATTCAAGGAGTTCGTCGCCGCCATTTCCGACCTCGGGATATTCTGGGCAGTCCTCAACGAACCCCCCCCCGGCTCGCTGCGCCTGCCCCGGCGCGGCAGCAACTGAGGCCGCCGCGACGATGCAGCCGATGCCGCTGAAACTGCTGATGGTCGAGGACAGCTCGATGGATGCCGAGCTGACCCTGATGCGCCTGGAGCGCAGCGGGCTGCATGTGCAGGCGCAACTGGTATTCGACCATGTTGGCGTGGAGCACGCCCTGCGCGAGGCCCGCTACGACCTGATCCTGTGCGACTGCGTGTTGCCAGGCTCGTCCGGCACTGAAGTGCTGGCGATTGCCCAGCGCCTGG encodes the following:
- a CDS encoding response regulator encodes the protein MLKPILLVEDNPRDLELTLLALERSQLANEVIVLRDGAEALDYLLRRNAYAERDDGNPAVLLLDLKLPKVDGLEVLKEVRATPELRSIPTVMLTSSREEPDLLRAYELGVNAYVVKPVEFKEFVAAISDLGIFWAVLNEPPPGSLRLPRRGSN